One segment of Pyrococcus sp. ST04 DNA contains the following:
- a CDS encoding DUF61 family protein: MERVERIIEFEIARINSHLPRSRKSLRELLSMDNPRIKLRDGSDHYFKKGELEYLRSLLDEEDTERLKLPIVLEISTVDRGHFIVRGKVEVKVIKRVLGFEEGYEEESILKLPRYYLSTVRRKLPTTTVHAFIVEW; this comes from the coding sequence GTGGAAAGGGTTGAGAGAATAATAGAGTTTGAGATTGCTAGGATAAACTCTCACCTCCCAAGATCTAGAAAAAGCCTTCGAGAGCTATTATCTATGGATAACCCAAGAATAAAGCTGAGGGACGGAAGTGACCATTACTTCAAAAAGGGAGAGCTTGAGTACTTAAGATCACTACTTGATGAGGAAGATACTGAAAGGCTGAAGCTTCCGATAGTCCTTGAGATAAGCACGGTGGATAGGGGGCACTTTATCGTTAGGGGAAAGGTTGAGGTGAAGGTAATTAAGAGGGTTTTAGGTTTTGAGGAAGGTTACGAGGAGGAGAGTATTCTAAAGTTGCCTAGATATTATCTCTCAACTGTGAGAAGGAAATTGCCAACGACAACGGTACATGCCTTTATAGTGGAGTGGTAA
- a CDS encoding t26-17p produces MGRAMLRVKVHKHIKRQKKKGKIYNVEQRVIYIPSKANVGEEVYILTKEELKELIEIIPPEKRPNWLVRE; encoded by the coding sequence GTGGGGAGAGCAATGCTCAGGGTTAAGGTTCATAAGCACATCAAAAGGCAGAAGAAGAAGGGCAAGATCTACAACGTCGAGCAGAGGGTGATTTACATACCCTCAAAGGCAAATGTTGGTGAGGAAGTTTATATCCTAACCAAAGAAGAGCTCAAAGAACTCATCGAGATAATTCCGCCAGAGAAGAGGCCAAACTGGCTGGTGAGGGAATGA
- a CDS encoding NAD(P)/FAD-dependent oxidoreductase: MKYDVLIIGGGPVGNYLASLLSGKLDVAVVERKGSFGGKACTGIIGAEMYEALGLPEKAVLNAYNGAYFISKGSVFEISRKNPQAYLVDRKILERELAKRAIRRGAEYYLATNFLRFKNGKALVQHLDSQFEIEAEVYVGADGVNSAVARNIGTKTEGEVLKGWELEVLGNFKRERVEVWVNKDINPEFFFWVAPINEEEARVGTFGSIDALAKFLKLRRIKGGNILEFKSGAVILGWRKPWVKGNIALLGDAALQIKPTTAGGIVFGAYCARVLAKAILTGNLQMYEKGCSWVREQISFGLRVRKVFKDLSQEKIEEIFGILSTEEARRIIEERAEFDDHVRTIKALLKSPKLLAKLIRVAPWILRALI, translated from the coding sequence ATGAAGTACGATGTCTTAATAATCGGAGGAGGACCGGTAGGGAATTATCTTGCTTCTCTCCTCTCAGGAAAGCTAGATGTCGCCGTAGTTGAAAGGAAAGGCTCATTCGGCGGAAAAGCCTGCACGGGAATAATCGGGGCGGAAATGTATGAGGCACTTGGACTTCCAGAGAAAGCAGTTCTGAATGCATACAATGGAGCGTATTTTATATCGAAGGGCAGTGTGTTTGAAATAAGTAGAAAAAATCCACAAGCCTACTTGGTAGACAGGAAAATTCTAGAAAGGGAACTTGCCAAAAGAGCAATTAGAAGAGGAGCAGAATATTATCTGGCAACAAACTTTCTAAGATTCAAGAATGGAAAAGCACTCGTCCAGCATTTGGATTCTCAGTTCGAGATAGAGGCAGAGGTATATGTGGGTGCTGATGGAGTTAACAGCGCAGTCGCCCGGAACATAGGAACAAAAACCGAAGGGGAAGTGTTGAAGGGATGGGAGCTCGAAGTTCTCGGGAACTTCAAAAGAGAAAGGGTAGAGGTATGGGTAAATAAAGACATCAACCCAGAGTTCTTCTTTTGGGTGGCCCCAATAAACGAAGAAGAGGCAAGGGTGGGAACCTTTGGATCTATAGATGCTCTAGCCAAGTTCTTAAAGCTGAGGAGGATTAAGGGAGGCAACATCCTAGAGTTCAAAAGTGGAGCAGTGATCCTTGGATGGAGGAAACCATGGGTAAAGGGGAACATTGCTTTACTTGGTGATGCCGCCCTTCAAATAAAACCCACAACAGCAGGGGGGATAGTATTCGGAGCATACTGCGCAAGGGTTCTTGCAAAGGCGATACTCACAGGTAACCTGCAGATGTATGAGAAGGGCTGCTCTTGGGTGAGAGAACAGATAAGCTTTGGCCTCAGGGTTAGAAAAGTGTTCAAGGATCTTTCCCAGGAAAAGATAGAGGAGATTTTTGGGATACTGTCCACAGAAGAGGCGAGGAGAATAATTGAGGAAAGAGCCGAGTTTGATGATCACGTGAGAACTATAAAAGCCCTCTTAAAGAGCCCAAAGCTATTGGCGAAGCTTATTAGAGTAGCTCCTTGGATACTGAGGGCATTGATTTGA
- a CDS encoding signal peptidase I, whose amino-acid sequence MDEKVKEIVSTLLVIIVTLSIYFGLKVVLHTSSPLVVVVSGSMEPVFYRGDIVVLKGVRPEEVKVGDVVVYKSPIARYPIIHRVRKIEVVNINGRNELCFVTWGDHNPVPDIYPTPYGILDCVPADAIEAKALLVIPKIGIISIKVRELFGGG is encoded by the coding sequence ATGGATGAAAAGGTCAAGGAAATAGTATCAACCCTGCTAGTGATCATAGTAACGCTCTCGATTTACTTTGGACTCAAAGTTGTTCTCCATACAAGTAGCCCATTGGTAGTCGTGGTGAGTGGCTCCATGGAGCCCGTATTCTACAGGGGCGATATCGTAGTCTTAAAAGGGGTAAGGCCCGAGGAAGTTAAAGTTGGTGACGTTGTGGTTTATAAGAGCCCAATAGCTAGGTATCCGATAATTCATAGGGTGAGGAAGATAGAGGTTGTTAATATCAATGGAAGGAACGAGCTCTGCTTTGTGACGTGGGGTGATCATAATCCTGTTCCTGACATATATCCAACCCCCTACGGAATCCTCGACTGCGTTCCGGCAGATGCCATAGAGGCAAAAGCTTTGCTGGTAATTCCAAAGATAGGGATAATATCCATAAAAGTTAGGGAGCTCTTTGGCGGTGGATGA
- the glnA gene encoding type I glutamate--ammonia ligase, with translation MNSTVMMNKFERKPKFVQLIFVDINGVPKGMEIPISRLEEAVDTGISFDGSSIPGFQGIEDSDLIFKADPDTYVEVPWDNVARVYGYIYKDDKPYSADPRGVLKNVLEELAKKGFKAYIGPEPEFYLFKKNGTWELEIPDVGGYFDILTLDKAKEIKREIAEYMPAFGLVPEVLHHEVGKAQHEIDFRYDEALKTADNIISFKYVVKAVAEMHGLYATFMPKPIYGMPGNGMHLHISLWKGEENAFKGEEGLSETALHFIGGILKHAKALTAITNPTVNSYKRLVPGYEAPVYISWGYRNRSALIRVPAFWGNGARIEYRCPDPSANPYFAFAAILKAGLDGIKHKIEPFAYVEENVYEMDDKKRENLGIDTLPESLGEALDELEKDKVVKEALGGAYKNFIEYKRAEWESYLEYLESKHLPKDTKRVTEWELERYFFI, from the coding sequence ATGAACAGCACTGTAATGATGAACAAGTTTGAGAGAAAGCCCAAGTTTGTACAGTTGATATTTGTTGACATAAACGGTGTTCCGAAGGGAATGGAAATCCCAATAAGCAGGTTGGAAGAGGCCGTTGACACAGGAATATCCTTCGATGGATCCTCGATTCCAGGGTTCCAAGGAATTGAGGACAGTGATTTGATATTCAAGGCAGATCCAGATACTTATGTTGAGGTTCCCTGGGATAACGTTGCTAGGGTATATGGATACATATACAAAGATGACAAGCCCTATTCAGCTGATCCGAGGGGTGTCCTTAAGAACGTCCTTGAAGAACTTGCAAAGAAGGGCTTTAAGGCTTACATAGGGCCCGAGCCTGAGTTCTACCTATTCAAGAAGAACGGAACGTGGGAGCTTGAGATCCCTGACGTTGGAGGATACTTCGACATCCTCACTCTCGACAAGGCCAAGGAGATTAAGAGGGAGATAGCAGAATACATGCCCGCCTTTGGCCTGGTTCCAGAGGTTCTTCACCACGAAGTCGGAAAGGCTCAGCATGAGATTGACTTCCGCTACGATGAAGCCCTTAAGACGGCTGACAACATAATAAGCTTCAAATACGTTGTTAAGGCCGTCGCCGAAATGCACGGCCTTTACGCAACTTTCATGCCAAAGCCAATCTATGGAATGCCAGGGAATGGAATGCACCTTCACATAAGCCTCTGGAAAGGAGAAGAAAACGCGTTCAAAGGTGAGGAGGGCTTAAGTGAGACGGCCCTCCACTTCATAGGTGGAATACTTAAGCATGCAAAAGCTCTCACTGCAATAACAAATCCAACAGTTAACAGCTACAAGAGGCTTGTTCCTGGATATGAGGCGCCAGTCTACATAAGCTGGGGTTACAGGAACAGGAGCGCCCTCATTAGGGTTCCAGCATTCTGGGGTAACGGGGCTAGGATCGAGTACAGGTGCCCAGACCCAAGTGCAAACCCATACTTTGCATTCGCAGCCATACTCAAGGCGGGCCTTGATGGAATCAAGCACAAGATTGAGCCCTTTGCGTACGTCGAGGAGAACGTGTATGAGATGGATGATAAGAAGAGGGAGAATCTTGGCATAGACACTCTCCCAGAGAGCCTTGGAGAGGCCCTAGATGAGCTTGAGAAGGATAAAGTTGTTAAAGAAGCATTAGGCGGGGCTTACAAGAACTTCATTGAGTACAAGAGGGCCGAATGGGAGAGCTATTTAGAGTACTTGGAGAGCAAGCACCTTCCAAAGGACACTAAGAGGGTTACCGAGTGGGAGCTTGAGAGGTACTTCTTCATCTGA
- a CDS encoding L-threonylcarbamoyladenylate synthase, translating to MTIIINMRDKIDIRKLRVAASLIREGKLVAFPTETVYGLGADALNERAVRRIFEAKGRPPDNPLIVHIADFSQVYELAKEVPEEAEMLAKKFWPGPLTIVLPRKELVPKVTTGGLETVAIRMPAHEIALHLIKLSGRPIAAPSANISGKPSPTTAEHVIDDFYGRIECIIDGGETRVGVESTVIDLTEWPPVLLRPGGLPVEEIEKVIGEVRIHPAVYGKKVDLAKAPGMKYRHYAPEAEVIVVEGPREKVKERIRELIAELKKKGKRVGVIGSEKYEADEFFYLGNSIEEVARNLFKALRYMDRANVDVVLAEGVEEKGLGLAVMNRLRKAAGYRIIKV from the coding sequence ATGACGATAATCATCAATATGAGGGATAAAATCGATATTCGGAAGCTGAGAGTGGCTGCAAGCTTAATAAGGGAGGGAAAACTTGTTGCATTTCCCACTGAAACTGTGTACGGTCTTGGGGCGGACGCCCTGAATGAAAGAGCAGTTAGGAGGATATTTGAAGCCAAAGGCAGACCTCCTGACAATCCATTGATAGTTCATATAGCGGACTTTTCACAAGTTTACGAGCTCGCCAAGGAGGTTCCAGAAGAGGCTGAAATGCTTGCAAAAAAGTTCTGGCCTGGGCCTTTGACGATTGTCCTGCCTAGAAAAGAGCTTGTTCCAAAAGTTACCACTGGAGGGCTTGAAACAGTTGCCATAAGGATGCCTGCTCATGAAATAGCCCTGCATCTCATTAAGCTAAGCGGAAGACCTATAGCAGCTCCTTCTGCAAATATAAGCGGAAAACCAAGTCCTACAACGGCCGAGCATGTCATAGATGATTTCTATGGAAGGATAGAGTGCATAATCGATGGAGGGGAGACAAGGGTTGGCGTTGAATCGACTGTTATAGATCTAACAGAGTGGCCTCCAGTCCTTTTAAGACCCGGAGGACTCCCTGTGGAGGAGATAGAGAAAGTAATTGGGGAAGTTAGAATTCATCCAGCCGTTTACGGTAAGAAAGTTGACCTGGCAAAGGCACCTGGAATGAAATACAGGCACTATGCTCCAGAGGCGGAGGTTATAGTTGTTGAAGGTCCAAGGGAGAAAGTTAAAGAAAGGATTAGAGAACTAATAGCTGAGCTAAAGAAGAAAGGAAAGAGGGTGGGTGTTATAGGCTCAGAAAAGTATGAGGCAGATGAGTTCTTCTATCTTGGGAATAGTATTGAGGAAGTTGCAAGAAATCTCTTTAAGGCGTTGAGGTATATGGACAGGGCGAACGTTGATGTTGTCCTTGCAGAGGGAGTAGAGGAGAAGGGACTTGGCCTGGCGGTCATGAATAGGCTCAGAAAGGCCGCTGGGTACAGGATAATTAAGGTTTGA
- a CDS encoding ADP-specific glucokinase, with protein MTEWEGLYKGAIERAIKSVPKVKGVLLGYNTNIDAIKYLERKDLEERIEKAGRDEVLKYSEELPEKITSVPQLLGSILWSIRRGKAAELFVESCPVRFYMKRWGWNELRMGGQVGIMANLLGGVYGVPVIAHVPQLSRLQASLFLDGPIYVPKVENGKLKLVHPKEFQGDEESCIHFIYEFPRGFKVLEFEAPRENRFIGAADDYNTTVFIRDEFRENFDEIVKKVQLAIISGLQALTEETYKEPMEILRQHLEVLNDYNIPVHLEFAFTPDEKVRKEILSVLGKFYSVGLNEVELSSIMEVMGEKELAEKLLAHDPVDPIAVTQAMLKLAKETGVKRIHFHTYGYYLALTEYRGEHVRDALLFAALAAAAKAMKGNITSLEEIRDALSVPINEKARMVEEALAKEYSMNNGIAEVEGYQLAFIPTKIVEKPKSTVGIGDTISGSAFVGEFSFVL; from the coding sequence GTGACTGAGTGGGAGGGTCTGTACAAAGGTGCAATTGAGAGAGCAATAAAATCAGTTCCGAAGGTCAAGGGTGTTCTTCTTGGATACAACACCAACATAGATGCCATAAAGTACCTCGAGAGGAAGGATCTTGAAGAGAGAATTGAAAAGGCTGGCAGGGATGAAGTTCTTAAGTATTCCGAAGAACTCCCAGAGAAGATAACCTCAGTCCCCCAGCTTCTAGGCTCAATACTGTGGAGCATAAGAAGGGGCAAAGCCGCTGAGCTCTTCGTTGAAAGCTGTCCAGTAAGATTTTACATGAAGAGATGGGGATGGAACGAGCTTAGAATGGGTGGACAGGTTGGAATAATGGCAAACTTGCTCGGGGGAGTTTATGGAGTTCCAGTTATCGCCCACGTTCCCCAGTTATCAAGACTTCAGGCGAGTCTCTTCCTAGACGGTCCAATATACGTTCCAAAAGTTGAGAACGGTAAGTTAAAGCTCGTTCATCCAAAGGAGTTCCAGGGGGATGAGGAAAGCTGTATACACTTTATATACGAGTTTCCGAGGGGATTCAAAGTCCTTGAATTTGAAGCGCCGAGAGAGAACAGATTCATCGGAGCAGCCGACGATTATAATACCACAGTCTTTATAAGAGACGAGTTTAGGGAGAATTTTGATGAAATAGTAAAAAAGGTTCAGCTTGCGATAATAAGCGGCCTGCAGGCGTTGACCGAAGAGACATACAAGGAACCTATGGAAATTTTGAGGCAACATCTCGAAGTGTTAAATGATTATAATATTCCAGTTCACTTGGAGTTTGCATTTACCCCCGATGAGAAAGTAAGGAAGGAGATACTTTCCGTTCTCGGCAAGTTCTACAGCGTTGGACTAAATGAGGTAGAATTGTCCTCAATTATGGAGGTTATGGGTGAAAAAGAGCTTGCAGAGAAGTTGCTAGCTCACGATCCAGTGGATCCAATAGCAGTAACCCAGGCAATGCTCAAGCTTGCAAAGGAAACGGGAGTTAAAAGAATTCACTTCCACACGTACGGCTACTACTTGGCACTAACTGAATACAGGGGAGAACATGTTAGAGATGCCTTGTTGTTTGCGGCATTGGCTGCTGCTGCCAAGGCTATGAAGGGTAACATAACTAGCCTTGAGGAGATTAGAGATGCTCTCTCTGTTCCTATAAACGAAAAGGCCAGAATGGTGGAAGAAGCTTTGGCCAAGGAATACTCGATGAATAATGGAATTGCAGAAGTTGAAGGTTATCAGCTCGCTTTCATCCCAACGAAGATTGTTGAGAAGCCCAAATCTACTGTTGGGATTGGAGATACAATATCCGGCTCAGCCTTTGTTGGAGAATTTTCCTTTGTGCTATGA
- a CDS encoding adenylosuccinate synthetase, which produces MPSIIVVGGQWGDEGKGSIIAYLAMHDEPEIIARGGVGTNAGHSVVINGKKYAVRQLPTGFMQRKARLLVGAGVLVDPEVFFYELEHLKDFDVAGRVGIDYRCAIIEPRHKELDRSNGYLHGKIGTTGSGCGPANADRALRKAKQAKDIKELEPYLTDVAAEVNDALDEGALVLVEGTQGFGLSLYFGTYPYVTSKDTSASAIASDVGIGPTRVDDVIVVFKSFPTRVGAGPFPTEMPMEEADRLGLVEYGTVTGRRRRVGWFDFEMARYSARVNGATMLALTMLDKYDKEAYGITDYDKLPKKAKEFVEEIEERVGVPVALIKTGPELEHIIDRRDTI; this is translated from the coding sequence ATGCCAAGTATTATAGTTGTTGGTGGGCAGTGGGGAGACGAAGGGAAGGGTTCAATAATAGCCTACCTCGCAATGCATGATGAGCCTGAGATAATAGCGAGGGGTGGCGTTGGAACTAATGCTGGGCACAGCGTTGTCATAAATGGTAAGAAGTATGCAGTTAGGCAACTTCCTACCGGCTTCATGCAAAGGAAGGCTAGGCTCCTTGTGGGGGCAGGGGTTTTGGTTGATCCCGAGGTCTTTTTCTATGAGCTTGAGCATCTAAAGGATTTTGATGTTGCAGGTAGAGTGGGCATAGACTATCGCTGTGCAATAATTGAGCCAAGGCATAAAGAGCTTGACAGAAGCAATGGCTATCTTCACGGGAAAATAGGAACAACTGGTTCTGGGTGTGGCCCGGCTAATGCGGATAGAGCTCTCAGGAAGGCCAAACAGGCCAAGGACATTAAAGAGCTTGAGCCCTACCTAACAGACGTTGCTGCTGAGGTTAATGATGCTCTTGATGAGGGAGCTTTGGTTCTGGTAGAAGGAACACAGGGCTTTGGATTGAGCCTGTACTTTGGAACGTATCCATACGTTACCTCAAAAGACACGAGCGCATCTGCAATAGCGAGCGATGTTGGGATAGGGCCAACAAGGGTCGATGACGTGATAGTCGTCTTTAAGAGCTTCCCAACTAGGGTTGGGGCGGGGCCTTTCCCAACTGAAATGCCAATGGAAGAAGCTGATAGATTGGGCCTAGTGGAATACGGAACAGTAACTGGAAGAAGGAGAAGGGTAGGATGGTTCGACTTTGAGATGGCGAGGTATTCAGCAAGAGTTAACGGTGCAACGATGCTCGCCTTAACTATGCTTGATAAATACGACAAGGAAGCTTATGGGATCACAGATTACGACAAACTTCCGAAGAAGGCGAAAGAGTTCGTTGAAGAAATAGAAGAGAGGGTGGGAGTTCCAGTCGCTTTGATAAAAACTGGTCCCGAGCTCGAGCACATAATAGACAGGAGAGACACTATCTGA
- a CDS encoding glycosyltransferase family 4 protein — MRILMVGHYPPLRGGVARHVKELVDCLRARHEVHVLTYKLRGEESREENVYYVRVPNLFGLRGLSFSLLASKKIVDLDKKNDYDIIHAHYVGTTSYSAILAKKRIGKPVIVTAHGSDLEFMSKLPLGEYLVKMSLKNADAVITVSHYLARKAIALGANSVKVIPNWTNLSGDATGRAVIFMGRLTKYKGLDDFLKLAEMFPNVDFLVAGDGPLFSLSKDAPKNVKFLGYVKAENVLKEAKVLVLPSKREGFGLVLVEANSFGVPVLGRSVGGIGEIIRDGKNGYLFRDIDEAARFLEVLISNGKIHKKMGLIGRKVSKIYTLERACREVERIYEEFASSP, encoded by the coding sequence TTGAGAATTCTCATGGTTGGGCACTACCCCCCACTTAGGGGTGGAGTTGCGAGACACGTAAAGGAGCTTGTAGATTGCCTCAGAGCGAGACACGAAGTTCACGTTTTAACGTATAAGCTTAGAGGGGAAGAATCTCGTGAAGAAAACGTATACTACGTGAGGGTTCCCAACTTATTCGGCCTCAGAGGATTGTCCTTTTCCCTGTTAGCCTCCAAGAAAATTGTTGATTTGGACAAGAAAAACGACTATGACATAATTCATGCACATTATGTCGGAACTACAAGCTATTCTGCCATCCTAGCAAAAAAGAGAATTGGTAAACCAGTAATAGTGACTGCTCACGGAAGCGACCTTGAATTCATGTCAAAGCTACCTCTGGGAGAGTACTTAGTAAAGATGTCACTGAAAAATGCCGATGCAGTGATTACAGTTAGTCATTACCTTGCCAGGAAGGCAATAGCGCTTGGAGCTAACTCCGTAAAAGTCATCCCCAACTGGACGAACTTAAGTGGAGATGCTACGGGGAGGGCTGTGATCTTCATGGGGAGATTAACGAAATACAAGGGCTTAGATGACTTCTTAAAGCTTGCTGAGATGTTTCCTAATGTTGACTTCCTGGTTGCTGGGGATGGTCCTTTGTTTAGTCTCTCGAAAGATGCTCCAAAGAACGTTAAGTTTCTGGGATACGTAAAGGCAGAGAATGTCCTAAAAGAGGCCAAAGTTTTGGTTCTTCCCTCTAAAAGGGAGGGATTCGGGCTCGTCCTTGTTGAGGCGAATTCTTTTGGAGTTCCTGTTTTGGGCAGGAGCGTGGGAGGGATTGGGGAGATAATTAGGGATGGTAAGAATGGATATCTCTTTAGGGATATCGATGAGGCTGCACGATTCTTGGAAGTTCTCATATCTAACGGTAAGATTCACAAAAAGATGGGGCTAATAGGGAGAAAAGTTTCTAAGATATACACTTTGGAGAGGGCATGTAGAGAAGTAGAGAGAATTTATGAGGAGTTTGCTTCTTCACCTTGA